A section of the Oryza sativa Japonica Group chromosome 1, ASM3414082v1 genome encodes:
- the LOC4327716 gene encoding uncharacterized protein, whose protein sequence is MGVPVAQLGKSSGAGDAATGGGGEVADFLLADSSPRRSSSAAKETGLDGTEGTHDGGAAGDHGEAGEAGAAAARGHGGGGEVGPDGDGADGVQEEALVARCVVCRRRQVADEGEGGVCSVCLRRRMLSSVVCVDDMSAVADATAGVGMLYYCPSCDAFGRGGVHDHEVLVLGMFRGDWCAWLTGAERMAPIFLGIESDRLPSPFLGRPYLLQPSPGTRCRVCSDIASLDGLYSRLATLCTISCWAHADHAAAAAAHPWVLSLLEVGCSAQPEQLLDLFCTTCREAFLYGDCHCDDHHHHLLPLVFHSRMGLCVQISRGHWLWSVWESIADAELAADILHSSATSTRLIPIRGRTAQRCRWCQKRLLDGGGTTCSLRCRLSLPTLLPRALRVPA, encoded by the exons ATGGGGGTACCCGTGGCCCAGCTCGGCAagagcagcggcgccggcgacgcggcgaccggtggcggtggcgaggtggCGGATTTCTTGTTGGCCGACAGCTCCCCGAG ACGTTCCTCATCCGCGGCCAAGGAGACCGGATTGGATGGCACGGAGGGCACGCATGACGGCGGCGCTGCAGGCGACCACGGCGAGGCGggcgaggccggcgcggcggcggcgcgcggtcatggcggcggtggcgaggtggGCCCGGATGGTGATGGCGCGGATGGCGTTCAGGAGGAGGCGCTCGTGGCGAGGTGCGTCGTCTGTCGTCGGCGGCAGGTGGCCGATGAGGGTGAGGGAGGCGTCTGCTCAGTATgcctgaggaggaggatgctaTCATCGGTGGTCTGCGTCGACGACAtgagcgccgtcgccgacgcgacCGCAGGAGTGGGCATGCTCTACTACTGCCCGTCCTGCGACGCGTTCGGCCGTGGCGGCGTCCACGATCACGAGGTGCTCGTCCTCGGCATGTTCCGAGGTGACTGGTGCGCATGGTTGACAGGGGCCGAGAGGATGGCGCCCATCTTCCTAGGAATCGAG AGTGACCGGCTCCCGTCTCCGTTTCTTGGCCGGCCGTACTTGCTTCAGCCATCACCGGGCACCCGCTGCAGGGTCTGCTCCGACATTGCCTCGCTCGATGGTCTCTACAGCAGGCTGGCCACGCTCTGTACGATATCTTGCTGGGCGCATGCTGACcacgctgctgctgcggcggcgcacCCGTGGGTTCTGTCTCTCTTGGAAGTTGGCTGCTCAGCTCAGCCTGAGCAGCTGCTGGACCTATTCTGCACCACGTGTCGCGAGGCCTTTCTCTATGGGGACTGCCACTGCGACGACCACCATCACCATCTGCTCCCACTCGTGTTCCACTCAAGGATGGGTCTGTGCGTGCAGATTTCGCGTGGTCATTGGCTATGGTCCGTCTGGGagagcatcgccgacgccgaACTCGCCGCGGACATTCTCCACAGCAGCGCCACCAGCACGAGATTGATCCCCATCCGTGGCAGGACGGCCCAGCGGTGCAGATGGTGCCAGAAGCGCCTTCTCGACGGAGGCGGGACCACCTGCTCGCTCCGCTGTCGTCTTTCCCTGCCCACTTTGCTCCCCAGGGCACTCAGAGTACCTGCCTAG